In the genome of Natronolimnobius sp. AArcel1, the window CCGCATCCTCTAGTTTCGGGAGGTGGACGTGCCTCATCTGTGTTCTCAGGGCCGCCAGGTCGTCGTCTGCGATGATGACGTCCGCTGGTAACTGGGCGTCGTCATCGTCCAGGGGATTGTGATTGCGCATCTCAACGAGCACCCGACGACGATAGACATCCGCCAGGATTTCCAAAACATCGTCGAGCACGAGTCGTTCGCTGGATTCGTTGGACCTGGTCATGCAGATGAGTTTGAGACCTGCAACGGGTTACGTCCGCGGTGGACTGTCGAACTGTTGACTCGCGTTTGAAGAATAATATTCGGAAAGGGTCGTGGCTGCGAGCTACTTCGATGCTACACCAGCACAGACAGATGTCGCAGATGGACGTGCACGTTCACACGCTGAGCGCGATTCGATGTCGAACCTCGGAAGCCAGCCGCAGGTGTAAGTCTCTCCATCTCCTATCCCGAATATGGCCACAGAAACGGACGAGCACTCAGTTATCGCGGAAATCAGCATCGAGGCCGATGACATCGAGTTCGGACGCGTGCTGTCGGGCGACTTCGAACTCGAACTCGAACGGATCATTCCGATGGGGTCGGGTGGAGTGATCCCGTTGATCTGGCTCAACGCGGGCGACCCTGAAGCGTTCGAGACCAAAGTGCGCGAGTACGAAGGTACCAAGAAGATTCGTCAGTTGGTCTCTGTTGATGACCAGTTTCTCTACCAGGTGGAGTGGACCCCTGACATGAATGGCTTCCTCACCGCGCTCAAGGAGTGCAACGTCTACGTTCTGGAGGGGGAGTACGAGGACGACGTCTGGGAGTTCCGCCTGCGGTTCACGTCCCGGGACCAACTCGTCGAGTTCACCGAGCGCCTCACGGCGAACCTGATTCCAGTGCGGCTCGACCGAATCTACAACCCTGGCCCGCCTGTGGCATCACCCCCCATGTCAGAACAGCAGCGCGAAACAATTGAACGAGCGTACCGACGCGGGTACTTCGAGGTGCCGCGCAAGACCACGTTAGAAGAACTCGCTGAAGAGGAGGGAATTAGCGACTCGGCGTACTCCAAGCGTCTGCGTAACGGCCTCGCATCCGTCATCGAAGGAGGCCTGCTCTCAGAGTTCGATTCCCATCACTGACAAATGAGTGCCTCTGTTAACATGTTCGTAGTCATCGATCCGAGAACCCAAAGCACTGTTTCACTGTAAGATCCCGTTCTGCGTCGCTGCTTCAGCCGATGAATATCCGTTCTGTCTCTCCCGGTTAGAGCATCTTATCGAGGTTGTGGGTGAGGCATGCGATAGCGAGTTCGCGGAACTGCTTCCACCAGTGGCGAGAGCGAACGAACGCCCCGTATTTTCGTTTGAGTCGAGAGTTCACCGTTTCGCTCTGGTTCCGTTGGCCGTAGAGTTCGGCATCCAACCGAGCGTTCCACGCTTGCTGAAGTGAGGAGAACTCACGGTGTTTGATCAGCGGACGAATCCCGTTCTCTCGAGCCAGTGTTCTAATCTGCTGATCGTCGTAGCCCTTGTCACCAAGCAGAACTCCGACTTCAGCTGCATTACGGTTGATGAGCGATGGTGCGATCTGCGTATCGTGTTTTCGGGTCGTTGTGACGTGGAGATCGAGGATCGCATTCGCTCTCGTATCGACTAAGAGCGTGACTTTCAGCTGCTGAATCGTCAGCTTCGTCCTCTTCGTATAGTGCTTTGAGGCGTGACTGCGGTAGAAGCCCGAGGCGTCGATCCCCGCAACACCGTCAGTTGGGAGCAGTGAAACAGAGAGGTTGAGAAGCACTCGCCAGAGGGCCATATCAAGTCTGTTGAATACTTTACAGAGCGTTGACGGGGCAGGAAGTTCGGTGAGGTTGATTGCGTTCCGAATGCGGGGCATTTCGATGAGTTCGTCGAGGAGTGTTCGATAGGTTGTGTCCTTCCGAACTTTGAGACATAGCAGAACGATGTGTTGATGAAGCGTGTAGCGTTGTTTCGAGTACTTCGATGAATATCGGGCCACAGCACGTTGCGCTAACTGAAATGCTTCCTCGACAAACCGGAGCAATCGTGACTTCGGGAGAGTCTGCATTCGGTTGCACTACTGCCCAAACGTGTAACTCTTCAAGGGTTTCAACAGAGCCATTTATTCCTCACCTTCCCCTTGGGGTCACACGTCGGCAAAACACGTTTCTCGAATATGCACACGAACTCCTGTTTTCTGTGTGCATATCCCGATACTGCCTCTCGAGTCGCTCTGAGTGCCTTCCATTGGGAACTTCAAATAAAATCGACCTCAAGAGTACAATGCAAAGCCACGAGAAGAGCCAGTCTGTGATCACAACCCCGCCAAGCAAGTCAGCGATAGCAACTCTATTTACTTAACCAACAAAACTATGCACTCGAGAATTGTGTTGGTTAACAGGGTGACCATGTCCTACGAATCACCGGAACCGCCAGCAGAACTCCCAAACGATCTTGTCGATACAATTGCTGAGTACTCAGCCGATCAACTTCGTCACTTAGCTCGCTACGGCGAAGCACTTGCTGAATACAAGGAACGTGAAGAGCGGCTTGCTAAGAATTCAGATGACGATAGGATCGAAGAACGCGCTGCCGAACTACCAGACGACGTTCCATCAAAAGCGACAACAACGATCAAGGAGATCAACGACAATCGGTACTACTACTGGCAGTGGAGAGATGGAGACCAGATTAAGTCCAAATACAAAGGGCCAGTCAATCCTGATGAGTAGGCTGGCGGGGAGCGACCATGGGTTGACACCCCAGTGCGTCCAGTGTCTTTACCCACACTCCGTGTACAAAGTGAATTGACTCAGGACTCGAGAAGCGTGATACCAGAGATCAATATAACACAGTCCGACAACAGAGTGGAAAGCTGCAATCAGTGTTCGGGTCGCGGGGCAGTTTCGTACCGAGAGATATCATCGCGCTTCTCAACCCGATCGTAGATCTCCTGAAGTGTCTCTTGGGCACGGAGGAGTTTGTGTTCCTCGAGGAATTGTCGACCACTCTCACTAATCCCATAAAATTTGTACGGGAGGTCGTTTTGCCGTTGGTCTTGTGGCAGGGTGACCTCTTCGACAATCCCCGCATCAACGAGTTGGTCCAGATGCTGGCGGATTGTTGTCTGGCTCTTGCTTGGATTCACGTAGTTGAGTTCTTTCAACGTCGGCAATCCATATGGATGTCCCAGAATGTCCTGAAGAAGCGCAAACCGCGTCTCCTGGGTGACGACATTGAGCCGCTTCCGGACCGACTCGAGTTCACTTGGTGGTTGATCAGACGTACTCATTAGTTTGGTGTTCGAGTGGTGCGTGCAAAAGCGTTTCGCCCAAATACGAATCGTTCAATAGCGAAACGGTTCATGATAAGGTCGGTGGATTAAAGCGTTGTACTTGAGACTCTCCGGTAAATGAGTGAGGACTCAGTCACCGTTGATGAACTCGCTGAGAAAGCTGAAGATTATCTTCACGATGCCTCACTTATGCCAAAAGAATACGAAACGCTCAAACAAGGGGTTGCGGAGCTGTCCCCAATTTTTTCGGCTGAGAGAGCATATTTTGTCCTTGGCAGCTACGGACAACCAGAGATTCGACGTCTCCAACTGGTGAAAGATCGCCTCAATCGACAACCAGGTGTGTATGCATTTTTGATGGTCGACATCCGAAGTGAGTGGACGAATACCTACCTCAAATTCCGGCTACTCGCCGATTATACGGATCAGATCGTTGGCATCGCCGAGCACTCCCAGGGTGGCTTCCTCGTTGAACAGGGCTACTTCACAGCTCTTGAGGAATATTTTGCAAAAACCCACGTATTCCAACGCGACTATGAGTCGCTCGATCTGGACGACGTTAATACAGGAGTCACAAGTGAAAACCCGTATAGTGGAATGCAAACATCCATTTTTGAGATGTTGGACGAAGGAGACCGGTTATATCGGTGGGCCACTGAAGACGACCTCGTAGACTGTGTTGATATGCTCTGACAGACACTACAAGTAGCTGTCAAATAATGCAAATCTCAGGTCACTCGAGTTGGAATCTCAAAGTGCTGCAGACACCCCTATCGATTTGTTTTTCGCGAGTAGGTTGCAAGCGCCATCTATCCTTGGCACCCCAGTACGCCCAGTGTCGATCAACCAGGATACCAAACACCCCCCACCATGTCCACTGTCTCGAGAAACAATTTCACCACACCCCAACGTGTCCAGTGTCTTTGTCTCTCCAAGGATGCTGTAGACACCCCTATCGATTTGTTCGAAACAGGGCAAACCATCACTCACCCACCCCACCCGTCGAGTGTAAATCAGCGAATATTCAGAGTACAAACCGTCTCTGTGACGGTTAGAAAGAAGAGGTTCGCTTGAATTCTGTGAGATGACAATCTAAGAAGAGCAGATGATAAAAAGTTAGTACAGAGGATCTCGCGAAAGACATGGCCATCTCGAGCTGATGATGGTCCCCTCAATCATATAAAAGACCTCTATAACCGACACTCAATGCTCCTACTGCAAAATCCCCTTGTTCAAAGTCCCATACAATCCCTGCTGCAAGGCAGCTATCTACCACAATTTCGGATAGATACACTCGACAGGTGGGGTGTTCCTTGAACTCAGTGTATATGTTAGAAGAGCGACTTCGACACGCAACTTGCTACGGCGAAACGCTTGCTGAGTACAAGGAGTGTTAGGAGCGCCTCGCCAACAACATATGGTTCAATATATATAATGATACCAACTTCCATTGTTCTACCACCTTGAGGATGCTGCAGACACCTCTATCGATTTGTTTTTCGCAAGTACGTTGCTAGTGTCGTCAATGGTTTAACACCCCATTATGTCCAGTGTCTTTGTCTCCCAATGACGCCAGTTTCTGTTGTATTACCCTTCAAAGTGACTGCAGACACCCCTATCGATTTGTTCGACACAGTCCAGACCACTACGCACACACCCCTATCGATTTGTTTTTCGCAATTACTGAGATTCCTTACGGAGTTGAGCTTGAACCACCGCTTGGAGTTCGTCATCATGCACATCATCAAATCGAGAGTCTTCACGAAGCGTATCCATGATTGTTTCTGGACTTTCAGCAAACGAGAACTCGAGATAGCTCCCTGAGTGTGGACCTTGGCTTTTGCGTTCGGATTCCACGAGAGAGTACGTCGTCAACTCCTTCATCTTGTTGACATAGGTCTCTTGATGATACTGATCTACATTGAGCGTGTCTGTGAGATACCGATAGACAGTGTAGCCATTCGGACTTTTCGCAGTCCCGCTGCCAGCTTGTTGAGCTACCGCCGCTGTTGCCAGTAAGCAGAGTTTTTTCTGAGTACTGATTCCACGCGTGACCTCCAGTACGCGGTTCTTCTCGACCTTATCTTGGGCTTTTCGTACGTGAGTTTCAGTTACCCGATCTGCAGCCTCACGTTCAGCAATGGACCCGGCTGTCCGCATCAAGTCGATTGCCTTTCGGGCATCACCGTGAGTTTGGGCAGCGAATGCAGCTGCAAGTGGGATCACATCTTCACTGAGTGCATCCTCATAGAACGCATCTGTCCGATGGTAGAGAATTTCCCGAAGCTGGTTCGCATCATAATCATTGAAATGGACATCCTCAGGAGTAAACGAACTCACTGCACGGCTCCCGACATTGGACATCATTGTGGCATCGTTTGTAATCGCTGTCACTGAAACATTTGCTCTCGTATCGTCAGTACTTCCAGCTCGAGAAAGTTGGTACAGCAATCGCGAAAACGCAGGTTCATCGATATCTCGACGGCCAACCAGCATATCGAGTTCATCGAGAATAACAACTACAGTGTCGTAGTGTTCATCGATCAACCGATACAGCTCACGCCATTTCTTTTTTGTTGGGATACCATGCTCAGGAACTTCGACCGTAACGCCAGCATCAGTAGCAACCTTCCGCGCGAGTTCATAAACTGCAGAACCAAGTGTACCGACATTTTGGCAGTTCATGTGGATAACGCCAAAGCGAATGTCTCGAGTCTCGCATAGCTCAAGGATGTTTTTACAGACTGCGTTGATGATCAACGACTTTCCTGTACCTGATGGACCATAGAGGAAGAGATTAGGTGGTCGTTCACCGTTGATAGCAACGCGAAGATGCTGAGTGATCTCTGTAAGCTGTGAATCTCGCCCAACAATGCGGCCTTCATCGACAATCTCGTTAGGCTCCAAGAGAGGCCGGTTCCGGATAAGACTCGCAGATTCCTCCTGATCGAGAATAAGATCCTTAATAGAACCCGTCTCACCAGGCGGGGTCCCTGAATCTGGGTCTTTTGACATACAAAGGCCCTCACAGTCAATTGACTAAAAGGTTCCCCTATCGATATGTATTTTCTCAGTAGAGGTGTTAGAAAGGAGGTTTGTGGGTTTTTCAGTTATAGGACCGGAAACCTACAACGACTTGTTTCAGAACAGTCTCACACCCCTATCGATTTGTTCGAACCGGAAGAGGGGTGGAGTCCTAAAAACAAGAAGAGCTGACCAAGATAGCGGAAGACGAGTAGATGCAGTTGATGCATTTGTTATTCTAGGTTTCTAGTCTAGAACTAGAATAGAACACACCCCTATCGATTTGTTCAACTTGACACCAGCAACAATGTTTCTCCTCTGATCTCCTCGATATGATCGCTATCGATTTGTTCAACTTGACACCAGCAACAATGTTTCTCCTCTGATCTCCTCGATATGATCGGTCGGCGAACCATTATTAATCTGTAATCTAATCCCTCTAACACCACATTTGCTCGTTGAAAGAGCGTCTGCTGATAAATATTGAATTGAATCCCCAGTCCTACAGCTCCCAGTCTATTTTGAGCAAAAACAAATCGATAGGGGTGTCTGTGTACTACACATCAAAATACTCATCAATCCATTGGTTGTGCTGTTCCTCCGCACCGACTAATTCGATTACACATCTCGAAATCGATCAGATTTCACTTGGAAAAATAACGGACTGACTTGATGCGCGGCAGCAGACTCGAGGCACTAGGTGTCATCTTATTAATCCGGAGAACCGTGGAAAATCGGTGGAGAATATAAACAGCATGAACTAGAATATCTGGTTGAGAGTGTAGGAGCACAGTTATCAGTGCATTCGGGAAATTGACATGACCTCACTACTTCCGCTGTTAGCCATGAATAACTGTAGCACTCATTGCATCCTTAGTGTAACAGCGGAAGTAGTGGGGTGGGGGTGCCTCAGGTTCGTGGAATGATCTCTTCTCGCTTTTTCCTGCCAAGTGTATTTTGACACCCTCTGTTCCCTTCAGAATGCCTTTAACCAACAACATGGACCAGAAGCTCGGCGTTGGTTAACAACAAGACCATATCCTACGAGTCATCGGAACCGTCAGCAGATACGCCAACAGTAAAAACAATCAGAACTATAACAAGTAATGTCTGGCACAGATATCCGATCAATGGCTGTATGAATTGCTTCTGTAAGGTTGAGGATGGTAGGCCATCGATCAGGATCTCAG includes:
- a CDS encoding helix-turn-helix domain-containing protein, producing MATETDEHSVIAEISIEADDIEFGRVLSGDFELELERIIPMGSGGVIPLIWLNAGDPEAFETKVREYEGTKKIRQLVSVDDQFLYQVEWTPDMNGFLTALKECNVYVLEGEYEDDVWEFRLRFTSRDQLVEFTERLTANLIPVRLDRIYNPGPPVASPPMSEQQRETIERAYRRGYFEVPRKTTLEELAEEEGISDSAYSKRLRNGLASVIEGGLLSEFDSHH
- a CDS encoding orc1/cdc6 family replication initiation protein, whose amino-acid sequence is MSKDPDSGTPPGETGSIKDLILDQEESASLIRNRPLLEPNEIVDEGRIVGRDSQLTEITQHLRVAINGERPPNLFLYGPSGTGKSLIINAVCKNILELCETRDIRFGVIHMNCQNVGTLGSAVYELARKVATDAGVTVEVPEHGIPTKKKWRELYRLIDEHYDTVVVILDELDMLVGRRDIDEPAFSRLLYQLSRAGSTDDTRANVSVTAITNDATMMSNVGSRAVSSFTPEDVHFNDYDANQLREILYHRTDAFYEDALSEDVIPLAAAFAAQTHGDARKAIDLMRTAGSIAEREAADRVTETHVRKAQDKVEKNRVLEVTRGISTQKKLCLLATAAVAQQAGSGTAKSPNGYTVYRYLTDTLNVDQYHQETYVNKMKELTTYSLVESERKSQGPHSGSYLEFSFAESPETIMDTLREDSRFDDVHDDELQAVVQAQLRKESQ
- a CDS encoding ArsR family transcriptional regulator, encoding MTRSNESSERLVLDDVLEILADVYRRRVLVEMRNHNPLDDDDAQLPADVIIADDDLAALRTQMRHVHLPKLEDAGLVEWDRKANVLRKGPRFDEIRPLLKLMADHADELPDDWI
- a CDS encoding IS5 family transposase produces the protein MQTLPKSRLLRFVEEAFQLAQRAVARYSSKYSKQRYTLHQHIVLLCLKVRKDTTYRTLLDELIEMPRIRNAINLTELPAPSTLCKVFNRLDMALWRVLLNLSVSLLPTDGVAGIDASGFYRSHASKHYTKRTKLTIQQLKVTLLVDTRANAILDLHVTTTRKHDTQIAPSLINRNAAEVGVLLGDKGYDDQQIRTLARENGIRPLIKHREFSSLQQAWNARLDAELYGQRNQSETVNSRLKRKYGAFVRSRHWWKQFRELAIACLTHNLDKML
- a CDS encoding helix-turn-helix domain-containing protein codes for the protein MSTSDQPPSELESVRKRLNVVTQETRFALLQDILGHPYGLPTLKELNYVNPSKSQTTIRQHLDQLVDAGIVEEVTLPQDQRQNDLPYKFYGISESGRQFLEEHKLLRAQETLQEIYDRVEKRDDISRYETAPRPEH